CTGGTCACCACCCCGCGCCCGGTGGTGAACTCGCCGTAGCCCCTTGCCCGGGACATCCCGGCACCCCTCCGCCGATAGCCCTAACCGGTCGGTCTGGGCAGGCGCAGGTGGGCGACGATCTGCTTGCCTGTCTCCAGGCCGATGGTGTGCAGCTGGTCGCACAGGCGGGTGACCAGATGCAGGCCGTGCCCGCCGACGCGACGGACGTCGTGGGCCCGCAGGACGGGCGGCCGACGGGAGCTGTCACGCACGGTGATGCGCAGCAGCGCGGCGTCGGGGGTCACCTCCAGCGCCAGGCCGCCCGGACCGGGTGCGTGGCGCAACGCGTTGGTGACCAGCTCACTGACGACGAGCTGGGCGTCCTGGCTCGGGCGGTGTTGAGGTTGGTGACCTGCATCGGCCAGCAGTGTGCGCACTGCCGCTCGGGCGTCCGCGATGGACGCGTCTGTCGTGTCCCAGACGGCGCTGTACCGCAGGGCGGTGGGCTCCCGTTCTTCGGATGCCCGGGTTTTACGCGGGATGACCATAGAACTCTTCCCGTGGATCGATTTTCCTTCATCACAGGTTGCCGCTATCGCATAATTTCGCCTACCCACTGACGTCCTGTTCATGGGGAATCCACCGGTCCGAGTTGATCGGCACCGAGCCGGTGACGGCGATCGAGGGCGTCGAGAAGCATGCCGTGAGCGCCCTCGGCGGACCCCGCTCTCGGCAGTGCCCGGAAATTCCGGCACGGCCGACGACCTGATGCGGCGGAAGAGTGCCCTGCGAATGGATCTGACGCGCATGCGTACGCCTTTCACCGTCCCGCCGTCCCGCCGTCCCACCGGCCACCGGCCACCGGCCACCGGCCACCGGCCACCGGCCACCGGCCACCGGCCACCGGCCACCGTCCCACCGGCCACCGGCGCCGCCCCGCACCGCGTGCCGAACTCGGTCCACGGCGGCTGCCGGCCGCGCGCCTTCGTCCTCACTGCCGAACAGCCTCTACTCAGGCTGGAGTTGAGTACGCGTGCTCATACCCGGTGCCTCCTGCGCGGCCAGGATTGGGGCAACGGCGCGGCCAAGGGCGCCGGTCCGATCCAGTTGAGTCTGTTGGGGGAATTTCTGATGGCGCGTCGTATCGTTCTGGCCGTTACTGCCGGTGTTGTCGTCCTCGGGGGTGCCGGAGCCTTCGCTCTCGCCTACGCCGGGGAACAGCCTCCTGCCTTGGCGCACAGCACCGCCCACTACGCGGCCCCCGCCGGCGACCGGGCAGGCTCGTTGACCTTCACCACCGACGTCACGGCGTCCTCCGGCGTCAAGGATGTGAAGGTCCTGGCCTGGCCGGCGAACTCGACGTTCGCCAAGCAGGAGCTGACCGCCAAGGACATGGCCTCTGCGGAGTCGGCCGTCTGCAAGCCGTCGGGCGGGGACACCGTGCGCTGCACCTACACGGTTCCCGTCACCCGTGCCGACGCCGAGACGTCCGAGCGGGGTCTGTGGCACGTCGCCGTACTGGCCACCGCGAAGGACGGCGACACGAAGCTGGTCACCAGGGCTGCCGACTTCAACGTTGCGTGATCCGGACGTACAAATGATCGTGGGGCGGGTGCGCTCGCGTGGTGGGGGCTGAGGAAAGCAGGTGGTGATGTCGGCGAACGAGTCGTGGCGGATGTCGGTCGACGGTGAGGAGTTCGAGGTCAGCCAGCCGGACAACACCCCGGGCTCCTACGACTTCATCTGGCTCACCGGCCCCGACCCCGGGTACGGCTTCGGGTTCACCACCCACCCTCCGGTCCAGGCCGACACGGCCGAACTCGAGGAGGCCATCCGGGACTTCCTCTCACAGGTCGACCCCGACACCGGGCACATCGAGTAGCCACCAGTACCAGCATCAGTACCAGCACCAGTCCTCCAGGAACCGAATTCACCGTGTGCTGGACGGCTTCTGCAGGTCGTCGCATGGCTCGGCCTTGTCCGTTCTGCGGCCGGGTAGGTCATCGCAGACCACGGGTGACCACCGATCGGGTCGTCCACGGTCCGTCACCTCGTACGCGCCGGACGGTCGGCCGGCGGACCCCCGCACACGTGTCCGTGCCCCGGACTACGGTCTGGCCCTGACGAGTCCGGCGTCGTACGCCATGATCACGGCCTGGATGCGGTCCCGGGCCCCGATCTTGGCGAGGACCCGGCCGACGTGCTTCTTCACCGTGGACTCGGTGAGGACGAGGCGTTCGGCGATCTCGGTGTTCGTCCAGCCCTGGCCGATGGCGACCAGGACCTCTCGTTCGCGGTCGCTGAGGGTCCGCAGCCGCGGGTCCTCGGCCGCGGGGACACCGGGCGGGGCGAGCACCTGGTGGGCGTAGGCGTCCAGGAGACGCCGGGTCAGGCTCGGGGCCACCACGGCGTCGCCGGTCGCCACCGCGTGGATGCCCGCGATGAGTTCCTCGGGGCGGGCATCCTTGAGCAGGAAGCCGCTGGCACCGGACCGCAGCCCTTCGTAGGCGTACTCGTCGAGGTCGAAAGTGGTCACGATGAGTACGCGGGTACGGCCGCCGGCGGCGATGATCCGGCGGGTGGCCTCCAAGCCGTCCATGCCCGGCATGCGGATGTCCATGAGGACCACGTCGGGGCGGAGTTCCGCGGCCAGGCGCACAGCCTCGGTTCCGTGCTCGGCCTCGCCGACCGGGGTCAGGCCGGGAGTGCCCTCCAGGAGCATGCGGAACCCCATGCGTTGCAGGGGTTGGTCGTCGGCGATCAGCACAGTGGTCACGGCAGCTGCTCTCCCGATGCCGACAGGGCGGGCGCGGCGGGTACTTCGAGCACGACGTCCACCATCCAGCCGGGCCCGGCGTCACGGGGGCCGGCGGTGACGTCACCGCCGTACATGGCTGCCCGCTGCCGGATTCCGACCAGGCCGTGTCCGGGGTCGACAGCGGTCTTCGGCCCAGGCGTGTCGCGTACGGGGGTCCCCGGGGGATTGCCTGTGTCGGTGACCCGGATCCGCAGTCGGCCGGCCGCGACGGACACGGCGACCTCGGCGGTGGAGCCCGGGCCGGCGTGTCTGAGCGTGTTGGTCAACGCCTCCTGGACGATGCGGTACACGGTGAGCTGCACGCCGTTGCCGAGGGAGTCGAGTGAACCCTCGGTCCGGTAGGTCACCGCCAGTCCCGCCGCGCGGACCCGTGTCAGAAGGGGGTCCAGGTCACGGATGCCCGGTTGCGGACCGAGCAGCCGTTCGTGCTCCTGCTCCTGGCGCAGTACGCCGAGGACACGTCGCAGTTCGCCCATGGCCTGGCGCCCGGTGTCGCCGAGGATGCGCAGGGCCTCGGCGGACCGCTCGTTGCGGTTGGCGGCGAGGGTGGCGGCGCCGTCGGCGACGCTGACCATGACGGAGAGGTTGTGGCCGACGATGTCGTGCATCTCCCGGGCGACCCGGGCGCGTTCGGCGGCTGCGGTGAGCTGGACGCGTTGGTCGCGCTCGATCTCCAGGCGGGTGGCGCGGTCCTCCAGGGCGGCCAGGTACATCCGGCGGATGCGGAGGGTCAGCCCGACGGCGACGGCCGCTGTCGCCGTGCCCAGCATGAAGAACAGTCCGAGCAGCGGGTGCTCGACCTGCGCCAGGAGACAGACCGCCGAGGTGAGACCGATGAAAGTGAGCGCGACGGCCCAGCCGAGGACGCGCAGGGAACCGCACACCGCCAGCGTGTACAGGGTGACGAGGGCGCTGATGCCGGCTTGCTGCCAGACCCCCAGCGACCACTGGACCATGGACAC
The DNA window shown above is from Streptomyces sp. NBC_01451 and carries:
- a CDS encoding DUF5707 domain-containing protein; translated protein: MARRIVLAVTAGVVVLGGAGAFALAYAGEQPPALAHSTAHYAAPAGDRAGSLTFTTDVTASSGVKDVKVLAWPANSTFAKQELTAKDMASAESAVCKPSGGDTVRCTYTVPVTRADAETSERGLWHVAVLATAKDGDTKLVTRAADFNVA
- a CDS encoding ATP-binding protein — its product is MVIPRKTRASEEREPTALRYSAVWDTTDASIADARAAVRTLLADAGHQPQHRPSQDAQLVVSELVTNALRHAPGPGGLALEVTPDAALLRITVRDSSRRPPVLRAHDVRRVGGHGLHLVTRLCDQLHTIGLETGKQIVAHLRLPRPTG
- a CDS encoding sensor histidine kinase — protein: MSPQRAAAAASTARRTLPPSSGLDDAWAHPLLGRLLRGQSRHRELDVRHPWLLDTAVVLIVALISLPDLLSPDSNGPFGEANSHTQLPTGVLWLFAVALVVPLWWRRRAPAVAFFAIMLVSMVQWSLGVWQQAGISALVTLYTLAVCGSLRVLGWAVALTFIGLTSAVCLLAQVEHPLLGLFFMLGTATAAVAVGLTLRIRRMYLAALEDRATRLEIERDQRVQLTAAAERARVAREMHDIVGHNLSVMVSVADGAATLAANRNERSAEALRILGDTGRQAMGELRRVLGVLRQEQEHERLLGPQPGIRDLDPLLTRVRAAGLAVTYRTEGSLDSLGNGVQLTVYRIVQEALTNTLRHAGPGSTAEVAVSVAAGRLRIRVTDTGNPPGTPVRDTPGPKTAVDPGHGLVGIRQRAAMYGGDVTAGPRDAGPGWMVDVVLEVPAAPALSASGEQLP
- a CDS encoding response regulator transcription factor, producing MTTVLIADDQPLQRMGFRMLLEGTPGLTPVGEAEHGTEAVRLAAELRPDVVLMDIRMPGMDGLEATRRIIAAGGRTRVLIVTTFDLDEYAYEGLRSGASGFLLKDARPEELIAGIHAVATGDAVVAPSLTRRLLDAYAHQVLAPPGVPAAEDPRLRTLSDREREVLVAIGQGWTNTEIAERLVLTESTVKKHVGRVLAKIGARDRIQAVIMAYDAGLVRARP